In one Thermanaerovibrio velox DSM 12556 genomic region, the following are encoded:
- the glgC gene encoding glucose-1-phosphate adenylyltransferase, translated as MIFGKYGRVLGIVLAGGKGERLMPLTKYRAKPAVPFAAKYRIIDFALSNMVNSGLFSIYCLVQFKSQSLNEHIERGWQFGNALRGRDYFITAVPAQMWTGERWYEGTADAVFQNLHLITLFDADRICIFAADHIYKMDIEQMLQYHMDTKADVTIAANTVPASEAHAFGCMDTDPSGQVIKFVEKPKIPPQIPGKPGFSYVSMGNYIFERHVLEEAIIEDNKIETSSHDFGKDILPRIYNRCRVMAYDFKSNVLPGIDRPYWKDVGTIKAYHEAHMDLLQHPSDLTLYNPLWPIRTVSYSDPPGFTYPDKGQGCSVVGTLRAEGSRVLGAIVHRSVLSRNCVINAGAVLEECIVGQGVVIGENCKLRRVILDAYNVVPPNTVIGYNPEVDQKKYHVDPESGVVVLGMPKIQLRRNFGLPPDNDDPLSAL; from the coding sequence GTCTTGGGGATAGTCCTGGCGGGAGGCAAGGGAGAAAGGCTGATGCCCCTCACCAAATACAGGGCCAAGCCGGCGGTGCCGTTTGCCGCCAAGTACCGGATAATCGACTTCGCCCTGTCCAACATGGTAAACAGCGGGCTTTTCTCCATATACTGCCTAGTTCAGTTCAAAAGCCAATCCCTGAACGAACACATAGAGCGGGGATGGCAGTTCGGCAATGCCCTTAGGGGAAGGGACTACTTCATAACCGCCGTCCCCGCCCAGATGTGGACCGGGGAGAGGTGGTACGAGGGCACCGCCGATGCGGTTTTCCAGAACCTTCATCTCATCACCCTCTTCGACGCCGACAGGATATGCATATTTGCGGCGGACCACATCTACAAGATGGACATCGAACAGATGCTCCAGTATCACATGGACACCAAGGCGGACGTTACCATCGCGGCCAACACCGTCCCCGCTTCGGAAGCCCATGCTTTCGGCTGCATGGACACCGATCCCTCCGGACAGGTTATAAAATTCGTGGAAAAGCCCAAGATCCCCCCGCAGATACCGGGCAAGCCGGGGTTCAGCTACGTATCCATGGGAAACTACATCTTCGAACGGCACGTGCTGGAGGAAGCCATAATAGAGGACAACAAGATAGAGACCAGCTCCCACGATTTCGGCAAGGACATCCTGCCCCGGATATACAACCGCTGCAGGGTAATGGCCTACGACTTTAAGAGCAACGTACTGCCCGGCATAGACCGCCCTTACTGGAAAGACGTGGGCACCATAAAGGCCTATCACGAGGCCCATATGGACCTCCTTCAACACCCATCGGACCTCACCCTCTACAATCCCCTGTGGCCCATAAGAACCGTATCCTACTCGGATCCCCCGGGCTTCACTTACCCCGACAAAGGACAGGGCTGCTCCGTGGTAGGCACCCTTAGGGCTGAGGGAAGCCGAGTCCTCGGCGCCATAGTCCACCGGTCAGTGCTGTCCAGAAACTGCGTCATAAACGCCGGGGCAGTCCTGGAGGAGTGCATCGTGGGACAAGGGGTGGTCATAGGGGAGAACTGCAAGCTCCGCAGGGTCATCCTGGACGCCTACAACGTCGTACCCCCCAACACCGTAATAGGATATAACCCCGAGGTAGACCAGAAGAAATACCACGTGGACCCCGAGTCCGGGGTTGTGGTGCTTGGGATGCCCAAGATACAGCTCAGGAGAAACTTTGGGCTCCCCCCTGACAACGACGACCCCTTGAGCGCCCTTTAG
- a CDS encoding lipid-binding SYLF domain-containing protein, with amino-acid sequence MARPIKTAIWILFITLCGLFLDHGAAEASMEGRIRECARVIRDMAGENDASTMRDLIRSSHGIAIFPSVVKAGLGIGGKYGQGVLLKHDPYTNRWYGPSFVNIAGLSWGIQIGVQSTALVLVINNQKGIEAFEGDKITLGGDLSVSAGPVGRNAQAGTDSSLKASIYSYSMSKGLFAGLSLEGAVISTEGDTNRAYWGREMSVQQILSKRASGPKMVPLLRALKDAVKTGK; translated from the coding sequence ATGGCAAGACCAATAAAAACCGCCATTTGGATCCTGTTTATCACCCTATGTGGGTTGTTCCTAGACCATGGGGCCGCCGAGGCCTCCATGGAAGGACGAATACGGGAGTGCGCCAGGGTTATAAGGGATATGGCGGGAGAGAACGACGCTTCCACCATGCGGGATCTCATAAGGTCCAGCCACGGGATAGCCATATTCCCATCGGTCGTGAAGGCCGGCCTAGGCATAGGCGGCAAGTACGGCCAGGGGGTCCTTCTCAAACACGACCCATACACGAACCGGTGGTACGGCCCAAGCTTCGTAAACATCGCCGGGCTATCTTGGGGAATCCAGATAGGGGTCCAATCCACCGCCCTGGTCCTGGTTATAAACAACCAAAAGGGCATCGAGGCCTTTGAGGGGGATAAGATAACCTTAGGCGGTGACCTGTCCGTATCCGCTGGGCCGGTGGGCCGAAACGCCCAAGCGGGGACCGATTCAAGCCTCAAGGCATCCATTTACAGCTACTCCATGTCAAAGGGCCTCTTCGCTGGGCTCTCCCTTGAGGGGGCGGTCATATCCACCGAGGGGGACACCAACCGGGCTTACTGGGGAAGGGAGATGTCGGTTCAGCAGATCCTTTCCAAACGGGCGTCAGGGCCAAAGATGGTGCCCCTGCTAAGAGCCCTTAAAGACGCGGTAAAAACGGGTAAGTGA
- a CDS encoding 2-phosphosulfolactate phosphatase, whose translation MICRVEVFSSPGEISGSFSSCFVVDMLRATTQMSVFFELGGLNAILSGTVEEARELRDRLGEGWSLWGERGGVAPVGFDGGNSPRELMGAPKDRRLRIIMTTTNGTNAILKAIEVSNRVYPFCMRNLGAAAALMAREAGALAVLCAGHEGAESYEDVVAAGALLDRLIDIRGGSDVDLSASALRAIEEYRGIRGDLMGAILKRSSHAMFLADMGFLGDIEEACNVDVCDLLVEARRFGEAFAELHRGM comes from the coding sequence ATGATCTGCAGGGTGGAGGTGTTCTCGAGCCCAGGGGAGATATCCGGTTCCTTCTCATCCTGTTTTGTGGTGGACATGTTGAGGGCTACCACGCAGATGAGCGTGTTTTTTGAGCTTGGAGGCTTAAACGCGATTTTATCTGGCACAGTGGAGGAGGCAAGGGAATTAAGGGACAGGCTTGGTGAAGGTTGGTCCCTCTGGGGAGAGCGGGGTGGGGTGGCTCCGGTGGGCTTCGATGGTGGGAACTCACCTAGGGAGCTCATGGGGGCTCCTAAGGATCGCCGGCTTCGCATTATCATGACCACCACCAACGGTACCAATGCCATCCTTAAGGCCATTGAGGTGTCAAACCGGGTTTATCCCTTTTGCATGAGGAACCTAGGAGCTGCGGCGGCTCTTATGGCTCGTGAAGCAGGGGCTTTGGCGGTCTTGTGCGCCGGGCACGAAGGGGCTGAGTCCTACGAGGATGTGGTTGCCGCAGGGGCTCTTTTGGATCGTTTGATTGACATACGGGGAGGATCCGATGTGGATTTATCAGCCTCCGCGCTCAGGGCCATTGAGGAGTACCGGGGGATAAGGGGTGATCTGATGGGGGCTATCTTGAAGAGGTCCTCTCATGCCATGTTCCTGGCTGATATGGGCTTCCTAGGGGACATAGAGGAGGCATGTAATGTGGATGTGTGCGACCTCCTGGTCGAGGCGAGGCGGTTTGGCGAGGCCTTCGCGGAGCTTCACCGGGGAATGTGA
- a CDS encoding universal stress protein → MPKKMLVAADLSKLGESVVRYGYSLSHRLNIEATFLHVIPNYYIWRGYEPWLPPDINQEVQQIAEKKMRYFLKKAEEQLGYKDHPNHKLELLFGDPAEQIIEYAKKESMDLIVLGYKGHSTLENIIVGSTASKVARYAPCSVLIYRPGHEPI, encoded by the coding sequence ATGCCCAAGAAGATGTTGGTGGCGGCGGATTTAAGCAAGCTGGGCGAGTCAGTTGTAAGGTACGGCTACTCCTTGTCTCACAGGCTCAACATCGAGGCCACGTTCCTCCACGTCATACCCAACTACTACATATGGAGGGGATATGAGCCCTGGCTTCCTCCGGATATCAACCAGGAGGTGCAGCAGATAGCGGAAAAGAAGATGCGCTACTTCCTCAAGAAAGCGGAGGAACAGCTGGGCTATAAGGATCACCCAAACCACAAGCTGGAGCTGCTCTTCGGTGACCCGGCGGAGCAGATAATCGAGTACGCCAAGAAGGAGTCCATGGACCTAATCGTGCTGGGGTACAAGGGGCATAGCACCTTGGAGAACATCATCGTTGGAAGCACCGCCTCCAAGGTGGCACGCTACGCTCCCTGTTCGGTTCTGATATACCGTCCCGGGCACGAACCCATATAG
- a CDS encoding YitT family protein codes for MNSIKWHGMRLMVAIKQEWLTLLNITFGCVILTIGIMGLTVPYKLPDSGLTGLAVLAKYAFGLSPAWIIGLGNVALLWWSWKELSPRFVVLTAYGVTLLTVLIRLADNLPHPTIHDTLLVAILAGVIKGIGGGIVFRCGASLGGTDIIVMVLRKRLGVEVGKYSFYINLFILALSSAVVGIEGALFGLVSVYANGVVTDNVLSSFDRRRLVFIVSREHKAITQYIIQEMNRGVTELMGKGGYSGEDRPTLMCLLTPKQAMDLKRFVAQLDPKAFMVISEASEVLGRGFKTWKQL; via the coding sequence ATGAACAGCATCAAGTGGCATGGCATGAGGCTCATGGTGGCCATAAAACAGGAGTGGCTTACGCTCCTCAACATCACCTTCGGCTGCGTCATCCTTACGATAGGCATAATGGGACTTACGGTCCCCTATAAACTTCCCGACTCGGGGTTGACCGGCCTTGCGGTGTTGGCGAAGTACGCCTTCGGGCTGTCCCCCGCCTGGATAATAGGACTGGGGAACGTGGCACTTCTCTGGTGGAGCTGGAAGGAGCTCTCCCCCAGGTTCGTGGTGCTTACCGCCTACGGGGTAACCCTGTTAACGGTGCTCATAAGGCTGGCGGACAACCTCCCACACCCCACCATACACGACACGCTGTTGGTGGCCATACTGGCAGGGGTCATAAAGGGGATAGGAGGAGGCATAGTCTTCCGGTGCGGAGCATCCCTGGGCGGAACGGACATCATCGTGATGGTGCTTCGAAAAAGGCTTGGGGTTGAGGTGGGCAAGTACTCGTTCTACATAAACCTTTTCATCCTGGCCCTATCCAGCGCAGTGGTGGGAATCGAAGGTGCCCTATTCGGCTTGGTAAGCGTATATGCCAACGGCGTGGTCACCGACAACGTGCTGAGCAGCTTCGACAGGAGAAGGCTGGTCTTCATCGTATCAAGAGAACACAAAGCCATAACACAGTACATCATTCAGGAGATGAACCGGGGTGTCACGGAACTCATGGGCAAGGGAGGCTACTCCGGGGAAGACAGGCCCACCCTAATGTGCCTACTGACCCCCAAACAAGCCATGGATCTCAAAAGGTTCGTAGCCCAACTGGACCCCAAGGCGTTCATGGTGATCTCCGAAGCCTCTGAGGTGTTGGGGAGAGGCTTTAAGACATGGAAGCAGCTTTAA
- a CDS encoding ROK family protein: MTSRLRLAADVGGHSIAVGIWDPERALLLGSGVVDTPPDRSVSSVGTVLALKALELCEDLGVPFPSRGGVALPGMLDRSRSVLVSAPNLCWHDVPLEEISSVVSCAAGSSVELYGENDANCYALGEMMAGSAKGLSDFVLFTLGTGVGCGVVLRGRLLIGSNGMAGEGGHMVVRDDIPCGCGGLGHLEALAGADRVEARGKRSFKEQWDDFVKGTPSEALEDFLDALSRGIASAVHLLDPEAVVLGGGVSRAQGLLPLLADRLEPYLAGAFRGKVRLILSSLMEKAPLVGAAMAGEMRD; this comes from the coding sequence ATGACCTCACGGCTTCGGTTGGCAGCGGACGTTGGGGGGCATAGCATTGCGGTGGGCATATGGGACCCTGAAAGGGCCTTGCTCCTGGGCTCCGGTGTGGTGGATACCCCACCCGACCGCAGTGTTTCCTCTGTGGGGACCGTCTTGGCCCTCAAGGCCCTTGAGCTTTGTGAGGACCTGGGGGTTCCGTTCCCGAGCAGGGGAGGGGTGGCATTGCCGGGCATGCTGGACAGATCCCGCTCGGTGTTGGTAAGCGCCCCGAACCTTTGTTGGCATGACGTGCCCCTTGAGGAGATATCCTCGGTGGTTTCCTGTGCCGCAGGTTCTTCCGTGGAGCTTTATGGGGAGAACGACGCCAACTGTTACGCCCTCGGGGAGATGATGGCTGGTTCTGCCAAGGGGCTTTCGGACTTCGTACTTTTCACCCTGGGTACCGGTGTTGGTTGCGGGGTGGTGCTTCGCGGGCGCCTTTTGATCGGGTCCAATGGGATGGCGGGAGAAGGAGGACACATGGTCGTAAGGGATGACATCCCCTGCGGCTGCGGCGGGTTGGGACACCTGGAGGCCCTTGCGGGGGCGGACAGGGTTGAAGCTAGGGGTAAAAGGAGCTTCAAGGAACAGTGGGATGATTTCGTAAAAGGAACTCCCTCCGAAGCCCTGGAGGACTTTCTGGATGCCCTTTCCAGGGGAATAGCTTCTGCGGTTCACCTCTTGGACCCTGAGGCGGTGGTGCTTGGGGGTGGGGTGTCCAGGGCCCAGGGCTTGCTGCCGCTGTTGGCCGATCGGCTTGAACCGTACCTGGCGGGGGCGTTCCGCGGAAAGGTCAGGTTGATCTTGTCGTCCCTCATGGAGAAGGCCCCCTTGGTGGGGGCCGCCATGGCAGGGGAGATGCGGGACTAG
- a CDS encoding M55 family metallopeptidase gives MKILISLRSEGFPCVANHPPQGLVSHYMEPLCEMLSLGDNCVVVDDPQGLLDPVGFLRFCTVVSGPFNLLTLPHLMAESDAAMLIGYPAMWGAEKGAVPSDGMASIRGVRVNGRCMGPIGLEVFSSAVLSTPVILIAGDDFACFEAEALFGEGRPVICELKESLGARSFAALRGGVEVLMDGAKSAIWSMDAGSIPRPDPFKPPYRVSVELTSPELADAVSLLPMSRRVGACEVSFETEDPFDVRRFLASAMMIADRIRT, from the coding sequence ATGAAGATCCTAATATCCTTAAGGTCCGAGGGCTTCCCTTGTGTGGCGAATCACCCCCCTCAGGGGTTGGTGAGCCATTACATGGAGCCCCTGTGTGAGATGCTGTCCCTTGGGGACAACTGCGTGGTGGTGGATGACCCACAGGGGTTGTTGGATCCCGTTGGGTTCCTGCGGTTCTGCACGGTGGTGAGCGGGCCCTTTAACCTTTTAACCCTTCCACATCTCATGGCGGAAAGCGATGCGGCGATGCTTATAGGTTATCCTGCCATGTGGGGTGCTGAGAAGGGGGCGGTGCCATCGGATGGCATGGCTTCTATAAGGGGTGTAAGGGTAAACGGAAGGTGTATGGGGCCCATAGGGCTTGAGGTGTTCTCAAGCGCCGTTCTTTCCACCCCGGTCATCCTAATCGCTGGGGATGACTTCGCTTGTTTCGAGGCGGAGGCTCTTTTCGGAGAGGGTAGGCCTGTAATATGTGAGTTGAAGGAGTCCCTGGGGGCTCGTTCCTTTGCGGCCCTTCGAGGGGGTGTGGAGGTGCTGATGGACGGGGCTAAGAGCGCTATTTGGTCCATGGATGCCGGGAGCATTCCCCGCCCCGATCCGTTTAAACCCCCTTATAGGGTCAGCGTGGAGCTTACAAGTCCTGAGCTTGCGGATGCGGTGAGCCTGTTGCCCATGAGCCGCCGGGTTGGGGCCTGCGAGGTCTCGTTTGAGACCGAGGATCCCTTTGACGTCAGGCGCTTCTTGGCTTCCGCCATGATGATAGCCGATCGGATTAGGACGTAG
- a CDS encoding NADH:flavin oxidoreductase: MLPREPLEIKGVRIPNRLVAAPVASATATPEGRPTEGTLRRVKEILSSCAGLVIMEHHAVHPWGRARVRQMRLDSDPLVESHREVASLIEISGAVPLVQLNHAGGSVADLELLNDPTFRCVAPSPVPNPMREHRVVPAEMTPGEVEELPDLFVSAARRALEAGYRGVQVHCCHGYLLGQFLSPITNQRKDRYGGGLMNRARPLFQVVDALAGAFEDAIISVRLGVADFFPGSSGPGLTPEEGVRVARELASLGVDVIGISGNLCGYDTPLGFDDYSRLVMEAVGGRCAVECTGMVRSPERAERMLRSGVCHLVGVGRPLLSNPSSVAQWLSQP; encoded by the coding sequence ATGTTGCCTAGGGAGCCGTTGGAGATAAAGGGGGTGAGGATCCCTAACCGCCTGGTGGCGGCGCCGGTGGCATCCGCCACCGCAACCCCAGAGGGGAGACCCACTGAGGGGACCCTACGCAGGGTCAAGGAGATCCTTTCCTCCTGTGCGGGGCTTGTGATCATGGAGCATCATGCGGTTCATCCATGGGGCAGGGCCAGGGTGAGACAGATGAGGCTTGATTCGGACCCCTTGGTGGAATCCCATCGGGAGGTTGCGTCCCTCATCGAGATCTCCGGGGCGGTGCCGCTGGTGCAGCTCAATCACGCTGGCGGCTCTGTGGCGGATCTGGAGCTTCTCAACGATCCAACCTTTAGGTGTGTCGCCCCGTCTCCGGTGCCAAACCCCATGAGGGAGCACCGCGTTGTCCCCGCGGAGATGACCCCTGGGGAGGTGGAGGAGCTGCCCGATCTTTTCGTGAGCGCCGCCCGGCGGGCCTTAGAGGCCGGATACAGGGGTGTCCAAGTGCACTGCTGTCACGGCTACCTCTTGGGGCAGTTCCTGAGTCCCATCACGAACCAAAGGAAGGATCGCTATGGCGGCGGCTTGATGAACCGGGCGCGCCCGCTTTTTCAAGTGGTGGATGCCTTGGCCGGGGCGTTTGAGGATGCGATCATCTCGGTTCGGCTTGGGGTGGCGGACTTCTTCCCCGGTTCTTCCGGGCCTGGGCTTACCCCGGAGGAGGGGGTAAGGGTTGCCAGGGAGCTGGCCTCCTTGGGGGTGGATGTCATAGGGATCTCCGGCAACCTGTGTGGATATGATACCCCCCTTGGGTTCGACGACTACTCCAGGCTCGTCATGGAGGCCGTGGGAGGGCGCTGCGCGGTGGAGTGCACCGGTATGGTGCGCAGCCCGGAGAGGGCGGAGCGGATGCTCCGGTCCGGGGTGTGCCATTTGGTTGGGGTGGGACGGCCGCTGCTTAGCAATCCCTCCTCTGTTGCCCAGTGGTTGTCCCAGCCATGA
- a CDS encoding DUF933 domain-containing protein: MSGGGRELLEELGEEVPWVSVYGQLEMDLLDLSPEEAAEFTAGLNISEPGRDRVIRGAYSLLGLISFFTCGPDEVRAWTLRDGATAVDAAGAIHSDLARGFIKAQVVSFEDYRAHGFSIGACRDAGCLRLEGKEYRVKDGDVIEIRFNV; this comes from the coding sequence ATGTCCGGGGGGGGAAGGGAGCTGCTTGAGGAGTTGGGAGAAGAGGTCCCATGGGTGTCCGTGTATGGACAGCTTGAGATGGACCTTTTGGACCTTTCCCCTGAGGAGGCCGCGGAGTTCACCGCGGGGCTGAACATATCGGAGCCAGGGAGGGACCGGGTGATAAGGGGTGCCTACTCGCTCTTGGGGCTCATAAGCTTCTTCACTTGCGGCCCCGACGAGGTGAGGGCTTGGACCTTGAGGGATGGGGCCACCGCGGTGGACGCCGCCGGGGCCATACACTCGGATCTAGCCAGGGGGTTCATAAAGGCTCAGGTTGTCTCCTTTGAGGATTACAGGGCCCATGGGTTCTCCATAGGGGCCTGCAGGGATGCGGGATGTCTAAGGCTTGAGGGCAAGGAATATCGGGTTAAGGACGGGGATGTCATAGAGATCCGCTTTAACGTCTGA
- a CDS encoding GTPase has translation MLHCGIVGLPLSGKTTLFNVITRAGAEVKPYPGGKTDPNRAVVSVPDWRFDMLAEHHNPRKRTPAQVEFVDLAGLSRDASKGAGLGNSFLSFVAEADALLHVVRGFSNPSVEHPEGSVDVLRDYKIVNLELIYRDLGVIENRLGRLGSKKKLSPEEQVEKELLERCQESLLSEVPIGKMGLSQDELRLLRGFSFLSAKPQMVVLNLDETQRGPEDVRGGKGAA, from the coding sequence ATGCTTCATTGTGGGATAGTAGGGCTTCCCTTAAGCGGGAAGACCACCCTTTTTAACGTGATAACCAGGGCAGGGGCGGAGGTTAAGCCATATCCCGGAGGCAAGACCGATCCCAACAGGGCGGTGGTTTCGGTCCCTGACTGGCGGTTTGACATGCTTGCGGAGCATCATAACCCCAGGAAGAGGACCCCTGCTCAGGTGGAGTTTGTGGACCTTGCGGGGCTTTCCAGGGATGCCAGCAAGGGGGCGGGGCTTGGCAACTCCTTTCTCTCCTTTGTGGCCGAGGCGGACGCCCTCCTCCACGTGGTACGGGGCTTTTCTAATCCGTCGGTGGAGCATCCGGAGGGCAGTGTGGACGTGCTGAGGGACTACAAGATCGTCAACCTGGAGCTGATATACCGGGATCTTGGGGTGATAGAGAACCGTCTTGGCCGTCTTGGGTCGAAGAAGAAGCTGTCCCCGGAGGAACAGGTGGAGAAGGAGCTTTTGGAGCGTTGTCAGGAGAGTCTCCTCTCGGAGGTGCCCATAGGCAAGATGGGCCTTAGCCAGGATGAATTGAGGCTCTTAAGGGGTTTCTCTTTCCTTTCCGCCAAGCCTCAGATGGTGGTTCTCAACCTGGACGAGACCCAGCGGGGACCCGAGGATGTCCGGGGGGGGAAGGGAGCTGCTTGA
- a CDS encoding response regulator, giving the protein MSPLARIMIADDAEFMRLVLRKMIEKGGHEVVGEADNGRDAVYLYTMLHPDLVTLDITMPFLSGLDAAQKIKENHTEARILMVSAMGTKDSVERAKSIGVKGFIVKPFNEEQVLKAIEEALVD; this is encoded by the coding sequence GTGTCGCCCTTGGCCCGCATAATGATCGCCGATGATGCGGAGTTCATGAGGCTAGTGCTTAGAAAGATGATAGAAAAGGGTGGACACGAGGTGGTAGGAGAGGCGGACAACGGCAGGGATGCGGTTTACCTCTACACCATGCTTCACCCTGACCTTGTAACCTTGGACATAACCATGCCCTTCTTGAGCGGACTCGACGCGGCACAGAAGATAAAGGAAAACCACACGGAAGCCCGGATACTCATGGTATCCGCCATGGGGACCAAGGACAGCGTGGAAAGGGCCAAATCCATAGGGGTTAAGGGATTCATAGTGAAACCCTTCAATGAGGAGCAGGTGCTAAAGGCCATCGAGGAGGCCTTGGTGGACTGA
- a CDS encoding FeoA family protein — MDMSLLRLKDGEWCVVTKMPHGEAALRLEALGLRVGKRIQKLSGMPFHGPVTVCVDGRQVAIGHGVAGRIAVCPDRREVSGAPCL, encoded by the coding sequence ATGGACATGAGCCTCCTAAGGCTAAAGGACGGAGAATGGTGCGTGGTCACTAAGATGCCCCACGGGGAGGCGGCTTTGCGCCTTGAAGCCCTGGGGCTCCGAGTTGGGAAGAGGATACAGAAGCTATCAGGCATGCCCTTTCACGGCCCCGTTACGGTGTGCGTGGACGGCCGGCAAGTGGCCATAGGGCACGGGGTGGCGGGAAGGATAGCGGTCTGTCCAGACCGAAGGGAGGTAAGTGGAGCTCCATGCCTTTGA
- a CDS encoding ferrous iron transporter B, whose translation MPLICHRGPQEPSGDDRCGRLLLIGNPNVGKSALFSRLTGLDAVSSNYPGTTIGFLEGTLEHRGKSYRVIDVPGAYTLSATNEAEEIARRIVDEGAQRAIIVLDATALERNLVLAMEVLERKIPSVVALNMVDEARHKGIIIDIQALERELGVPVVPTVAVTGQGIRELLDKLDQARESHLPQCSKEERWNRIGNVVDRVQRVEHRHHTLVDKLEDASVNPIWGSLLGILILGASLYLVRGIGEGLISHVFDPLFEGLLRPILEDLARNLGDGMLRKVLIGTLFQGKIDFELSFGLLTTGLYVEFAMVLPYIIAFYGVLSLLEDVGYLPRLAILFDALLHRMGIHGYAVIPTLLGLGCNVPGILATRVLESKRERFIASTLISVAVPCTSLQAMVVGALGDSPMHMGAVYLTLLSSWVIIGRILHRLLPGFSPELIVEIPPYRRPSPSALWLKLRLRVKDFLLEATPLVLGGILLVNGLEALGVMDLISAVFGPPIRFLTGLPPSAAGPIVMGLFRKDVAVGLLLPLGLTVNQMTVAVTLLAMTFPCIATFVVLLKELGSKDTMKSLLIMVIAALSAGSILNGILKLTTH comes from the coding sequence ATGCCTTTGATATGCCACAGGGGCCCCCAAGAGCCTTCCGGAGACGACCGATGCGGAAGGCTCCTCCTAATAGGCAACCCCAACGTGGGTAAGAGCGCCCTATTCTCCCGATTGACCGGCTTGGACGCGGTATCTTCAAATTACCCGGGGACCACCATAGGTTTCTTGGAGGGCACCCTTGAGCACCGTGGCAAGTCATACCGAGTCATCGACGTGCCGGGAGCATACACGTTAAGCGCCACCAACGAGGCAGAGGAGATAGCAAGACGCATCGTTGACGAGGGGGCCCAGAGGGCCATAATCGTGCTGGACGCCACCGCCCTGGAAAGAAACCTGGTGCTGGCCATGGAGGTGCTGGAGCGGAAGATACCCTCGGTGGTGGCCCTCAACATGGTGGACGAGGCACGCCACAAGGGGATAATCATAGACATCCAGGCGCTTGAGAGGGAACTAGGGGTCCCGGTGGTCCCCACCGTGGCGGTGACAGGCCAGGGCATCCGGGAACTCCTGGACAAGCTGGACCAGGCCAGGGAGTCGCACCTTCCCCAGTGTTCCAAGGAGGAGCGCTGGAACCGCATAGGCAACGTGGTAGATCGGGTCCAGCGGGTAGAGCATCGGCACCACACCCTGGTGGACAAGCTGGAGGACGCAAGCGTCAACCCCATATGGGGATCACTGCTCGGCATACTGATCCTGGGGGCTTCCCTGTACCTGGTCCGGGGCATCGGAGAGGGGCTCATATCCCACGTGTTCGACCCCTTGTTCGAGGGGCTATTAAGGCCCATCCTGGAGGACCTCGCAAGGAACCTGGGGGACGGCATGCTGAGAAAGGTCCTCATAGGGACCCTATTCCAAGGGAAGATCGATTTCGAGCTGAGCTTCGGGCTTCTAACCACCGGGCTTTACGTGGAGTTCGCCATGGTGCTGCCCTACATAATCGCATTCTACGGGGTTTTAAGCCTTCTCGAGGACGTGGGCTACCTGCCTCGCCTTGCAATCCTGTTCGACGCCCTGCTCCATCGAATGGGGATACACGGCTACGCGGTGATCCCAACGCTGCTAGGGCTAGGCTGCAACGTCCCGGGCATACTGGCCACACGGGTCCTGGAATCTAAACGGGAGCGCTTCATAGCATCCACCCTAATATCCGTGGCGGTCCCATGTACATCCCTCCAGGCCATGGTAGTAGGCGCCCTGGGGGACAGCCCCATGCACATGGGGGCAGTATACCTTACGCTCCTCTCCTCTTGGGTCATCATAGGACGCATACTCCACCGCCTCTTGCCGGGCTTCAGCCCGGAGTTAATCGTGGAGATACCTCCCTACAGACGCCCTTCCCCTTCTGCCCTATGGCTCAAGCTTCGCCTGAGGGTCAAGGACTTCCTCCTAGAGGCAACACCCCTGGTCCTTGGGGGTATATTGCTGGTTAACGGCCTTGAGGCCCTGGGCGTCATGGATCTCATATCCGCGGTGTTCGGCCCCCCAATCAGGTTTCTGACCGGCCTGCCCCCAAGCGCGGCAGGACCTATAGTCATGGGGCTCTTCCGAAAAGACGTGGCGGTGGGACTGCTCCTACCCCTTGGGCTCACGGTCAATCAGATGACCGTGGCGGTCACGTTGCTGGCCATGACCTTCCCATGCATAGCCACATTCGTGGTCTTGCTCAAGGAGCTAGGCTCCAAGGACACCATGAAGTCACTGCTGATCATGGTGATAGCCGCCCTGTCCGCCGGCTCGATCCTGAACGGGATCCTGAAATTGACGACCCATTGA